One genomic region from Gemmatimonadales bacterium encodes:
- a CDS encoding ATP-binding protein, which produces MTKPRPESGTAGDGGDVLARLAAHRAIGKVPRAELEWLVAHGTLERYEPGWMIARKGEPVEALYVILTGHVSHLTDQGGTWRKVMDWREGDVVGMLPYSRLATAPGNSVIQVPSELFRVACEHLPVLPVECPQVTAELVHVMVDRARAFKVSDLQVEKMASLGKLAAGLAHELNNPASAAARSAQLISEALDEADDASRALGAAALDAGALAMLARVRSACGAPRLLSPLERADREESLAGWLLDHGADDALAAPLAETDVTLGQLGELATAIGGDKLHASLRWVAAGCTVRGLARDIERAASRVHELVSAVKGFTYMDRAATPDSVDVGKGLTDTLAVLAGKARGRSAILTLTVPADLPRVRGFGGELNQVWANLVDNALDAVPEGGRVMVTAAGEGAMVVVRVTDDGPGIPIEVKSRIFDPFFTTKAVGMGTGLGLDIVRRLVDRNEGSVEVASEPGRTEFRVALPVAG; this is translated from the coding sequence ATGACCAAGCCGCGCCCTGAGTCGGGGACTGCCGGAGATGGCGGCGACGTCCTGGCGCGCCTCGCGGCGCACCGCGCGATCGGGAAGGTGCCGCGTGCGGAGCTGGAGTGGCTGGTCGCCCACGGGACGCTCGAGCGCTACGAGCCGGGCTGGATGATCGCCCGCAAGGGCGAGCCGGTGGAGGCACTGTACGTCATTCTCACCGGACACGTGTCGCACCTGACCGATCAGGGCGGCACCTGGCGCAAGGTCATGGACTGGCGCGAGGGGGACGTGGTCGGGATGCTCCCGTACTCGCGGCTCGCCACCGCGCCCGGCAATTCCGTGATCCAGGTGCCGAGCGAGCTGTTTCGGGTCGCATGCGAGCACCTGCCGGTGCTCCCGGTCGAGTGCCCGCAGGTGACGGCGGAGCTGGTGCACGTGATGGTGGACCGGGCGCGTGCGTTCAAGGTGAGTGACCTGCAGGTGGAGAAGATGGCTTCCCTGGGGAAGCTGGCGGCGGGGCTGGCGCACGAGCTGAACAACCCGGCGTCCGCGGCCGCCCGGAGCGCGCAACTCATCTCGGAGGCGCTGGACGAGGCCGACGACGCGTCACGCGCGCTCGGCGCAGCGGCTCTCGATGCTGGCGCGCTCGCGATGCTCGCACGCGTCCGCTCGGCCTGCGGCGCCCCCAGACTGCTCTCCCCGCTCGAGCGCGCGGACCGCGAGGAGTCCCTGGCCGGCTGGCTCCTGGATCACGGTGCGGACGATGCGCTTGCCGCCCCGCTCGCCGAGACCGACGTCACGCTCGGACAGCTCGGCGAGCTCGCGACCGCGATCGGTGGCGACAAGCTGCACGCGTCCCTGCGTTGGGTGGCCGCCGGGTGCACGGTGCGCGGGCTGGCCCGTGACATCGAGCGGGCCGCATCGCGGGTGCACGAGCTGGTGAGCGCCGTGAAAGGCTTCACCTACATGGATCGCGCGGCCACGCCCGACTCGGTGGACGTGGGGAAGGGGCTCACCGATACCCTGGCCGTGCTGGCGGGCAAGGCGCGGGGCAGGTCAGCGATATTGACCCTGACGGTCCCGGCGGACCTCCCGCGCGTGCGCGGCTTCGGTGGGGAGCTGAATCAGGTGTGGGCCAACCTGGTCGACAACGCCCTCGACGCGGTGCCGGAAGGTGGGCGAGTGATGGTCACCGCGGCCGGGGAAGGAGCCATGGTCGTGGTCCGAGTGACCGACGACGGGCCGGGAATACCGATCGAGGTGAAGAGCCGGATCTTCGATCCGTTCTTCACTACCAAGGCGGTGGGCATGGGCACCGGCCTTGGCCTCGACATCGTCAGGCGCCTGGTGGACCGGAACGAGGGATCCGTCGAGGTGGCGTCCGAGCCCGGGCGAACCGAGTTCCGCGTGGCGCTACCCGTGGCCGGGTGA
- a CDS encoding FAD-dependent oxidoreductase: MNKPVLLTVDDDPEVLNAIERDLRQHFRADYRVVKASSGAQALDTVRQLLRRGAQVALFLVDERMPHMTGTQFLLEAIKIYPDARRVLLTAYADTETAIAAINQVGLDHYLLKPWEPPTVRLYPVLEDLLSDWFARARPPFDGIRVAGSALSPASFAVKDFLASNQVPYQWLDTEDDVTVRELLSGVNGGAARLPVVFFPDGSTLVQPTTRELAEKIGLQTRAQKPFYDLIVVGGGPAGLAGALYGASEGLRTILVEQSAPGGQAGTSSNIENYLGFPGGVTGADLARRAATQARRFGAEIITAQEAVEIRREDPYRKVILSDGSELTGYALLIAPGMQVRHLAAEGLEPLLGAGVYYGAGLSEAATYRGRDVVLVGGANSAGQAAMFFSRHCRKVTILVRGPDLAAGMSRYLVDRIQETPNVEVLVNTSVVSACGNGRLDAVAVVDGVSGGRRELPAAAMFIFIGTAPRTELCRDLVMRDSQGFVLTGRDVMTEGHRPSGWTVARDPYLFETNVPGIFCAGDARHGSGKRVAAAVGEGSATVSMVHQYLQTV, from the coding sequence ATGAACAAGCCCGTCCTGCTAACCGTCGATGACGACCCCGAAGTCCTGAACGCCATCGAGCGCGACCTTCGCCAACATTTCCGTGCCGACTACCGGGTGGTCAAGGCATCATCCGGTGCCCAAGCACTCGACACCGTCCGCCAGCTCCTGCGGCGCGGCGCCCAGGTGGCGCTCTTCCTGGTCGATGAGCGCATGCCCCACATGACCGGCACGCAGTTCCTGCTCGAGGCGATCAAGATCTACCCCGACGCGCGGCGCGTGCTGCTCACTGCCTATGCCGACACCGAGACCGCCATCGCCGCGATCAACCAGGTCGGACTCGACCACTACCTCCTCAAGCCCTGGGAGCCGCCCACGGTGCGGCTCTACCCGGTGCTCGAGGATCTTCTCTCGGACTGGTTCGCCCGTGCCCGGCCGCCGTTCGACGGCATCCGCGTGGCGGGCAGCGCGCTCTCGCCCGCGAGCTTTGCGGTGAAAGACTTTCTCGCGTCGAACCAGGTACCGTACCAGTGGCTCGACACCGAAGACGATGTGACCGTGCGCGAGCTCCTCTCGGGTGTGAATGGCGGCGCGGCACGTCTCCCGGTGGTGTTCTTCCCCGACGGCAGCACGCTGGTGCAGCCCACGACGCGCGAGCTGGCCGAGAAGATCGGGTTGCAGACACGGGCGCAGAAACCCTTTTACGATCTCATCGTCGTCGGCGGGGGGCCGGCCGGTCTCGCCGGCGCCCTGTACGGCGCGTCGGAAGGGCTGCGCACGATCCTCGTCGAACAAAGCGCGCCTGGTGGTCAGGCCGGAACGAGCTCGAACATCGAGAACTACCTCGGATTCCCCGGCGGCGTCACCGGGGCCGATCTCGCGCGACGTGCGGCCACACAGGCCAGGCGCTTCGGGGCTGAGATCATCACGGCGCAGGAGGCGGTCGAGATCAGACGCGAGGATCCGTACCGGAAGGTGATCCTCTCGGACGGCTCGGAGCTGACCGGGTACGCGCTCCTGATCGCACCGGGGATGCAGGTGCGGCACCTTGCGGCCGAGGGCCTCGAGCCGCTCCTGGGCGCGGGCGTGTACTACGGCGCGGGACTCAGCGAGGCCGCCACCTATCGCGGCAGGGACGTGGTCCTGGTCGGCGGCGCGAACTCGGCCGGCCAGGCCGCGATGTTCTTCTCGCGACACTGCCGGAAGGTGACGATACTCGTGCGCGGGCCCGACCTCGCGGCCGGCATGTCCCGCTACCTGGTGGATCGCATTCAGGAGACGCCGAACGTGGAAGTGCTGGTGAACACCAGTGTGGTCTCCGCGTGCGGAAACGGGCGGCTCGATGCCGTGGCGGTAGTCGACGGGGTAAGCGGCGGGCGACGGGAGCTGCCTGCCGCCGCCATGTTCATCTTCATCGGGACGGCCCCGCGAACCGAGCTGTGCCGCGACCTCGTGATGCGCGATTCGCAGGGCTTCGTGCTCACCGGGCGCGACGTGATGACCGAGGGCCATCGTCCCTCGGGCTGGACGGTCGCGCGCGATCCCTACCTCTTCGAGACCAACGTGCCGGGAATCTTCTGTGCCGGCGATGCCCGCCACGGCTCCGGCAAGCGCGTCGCGGCGGCCGTCGGCGAAGGATCAGCGACGGTGAGCATGGTCCACCAATACCTGCAAACGGTGTAA
- a CDS encoding ArsR family transcriptional regulator, with protein MARREAFRGTQGRILNLLRTSALTANEIAAHLGLTHNAIRGHLAALQRDGIVREAGWQRGSSRPAVLYEVVPEAETIFSKAYIPFVAHLMRVLQEQMGQGELDQIMHLVGRSLASEWPRLRGKFPERVEAASALLDDLGALNVVEKQNGGYVIRGRSCLLGAAVHGRPEVCHAMQSLLADLLEAPVRECCERGERPRCCFEITAPPGAVDASHAVQV; from the coding sequence ATGGCACGGCGCGAAGCCTTCCGAGGCACCCAGGGACGGATTCTGAACCTGTTGCGAACGTCCGCTCTTACCGCGAATGAGATCGCCGCACACCTCGGCCTCACTCACAACGCGATCCGCGGCCACCTGGCCGCGCTCCAGCGAGACGGTATCGTCCGGGAAGCCGGGTGGCAGCGCGGCAGCAGCCGTCCCGCCGTGCTCTACGAGGTCGTACCAGAGGCGGAAACCATTTTCTCGAAGGCGTATATCCCCTTCGTCGCTCATTTGATGCGGGTGCTCCAGGAGCAGATGGGGCAAGGTGAACTAGACCAGATCATGCACCTGGTGGGTCGGAGCCTGGCATCGGAGTGGCCCCGCTTGAGGGGCAAGTTCCCCGAGCGAGTCGAAGCGGCGTCGGCACTCCTCGACGACCTGGGAGCCCTCAACGTGGTGGAAAAGCAGAACGGAGGGTATGTGATCCGCGGCCGCAGTTGCCTGCTGGGCGCCGCGGTTCACGGGCGGCCTGAGGTGTGCCACGCCATGCAGAGCCTTCTTGCCGATTTGCTGGAAGCGCCGGTGCGTGAGTGCTGCGAACGAGGCGAGCGGCCCCGATGTTGTTTCGAGATCACGGCTCCCCCTGGAGCGGTGGACGCCTCCCACGCAGTTCAGGTCTGA
- a CDS encoding DUF4142 domain-containing protein, producing MDSAVSSVASTGDTAQARAGAGLSDANIVALLDEANAADSASAAFALGKASSAEVKAFAKLMMGEHHALRAQGRQLAQRLNVTPDAPADDPLKPAAQSEMAALKAAPKGSQFDRTYIDQEIGIHKAVLDLAAKAHDQAQNADLKKLIEQAKPVIEKHLDRAEEIQKKLGKPSA from the coding sequence GTGGACTCCGCCGTTTCATCGGTGGCGTCCACCGGTGACACCGCCCAGGCGCGCGCGGGCGCAGGACTCAGCGATGCCAACATCGTCGCGCTCCTGGACGAGGCGAACGCCGCTGATAGCGCCTCCGCCGCGTTTGCGCTTGGCAAGGCCAGCAGCGCAGAGGTGAAGGCATTCGCCAAGCTGATGATGGGTGAGCACCATGCGCTTCGGGCTCAGGGTCGCCAACTCGCCCAGCGGCTCAACGTCACGCCGGACGCCCCGGCCGACGATCCGCTGAAGCCCGCCGCTCAGAGTGAGATGGCTGCTCTCAAGGCCGCCCCCAAGGGATCGCAGTTCGACCGGACGTACATCGATCAGGAGATCGGGATCCATAAGGCGGTCCTCGATCTGGCGGCGAAGGCTCACGATCAGGCGCAGAACGCGGACCTCAAGAAGCTGATCGAACAAGCCAAGCCGGTGATCGAGAAACATCTGGATCGGGCGGAGGAGATCCAGAAGAAACTTGGGAAGCCAAGCGCGTGA
- a CDS encoding serine/threonine-protein kinase: MNAVNSTLVDALAGRYALERELGQGGMATVYLVRDVRHERLVALKVLRPELAASLGPERFLRETRITAQLQHPHILPVLDSGELSGLLWYTMPYIAGETLRQRIAREKQLPIDDALLIARQIAGALGHAHSRGIVHRDIKPENILLDAAGAIVADFGIARAVSAAGGERLTATGLSIGTPAYMSPEQAGGSHDVDARSDIYSLGCVLYEMLAGQPPFTGLTTQALLARHALDPVPSLRTVRPTVSPGLDRTVTRTLAKVPADRFATADQLSAALSESSQSTELVPRRAPIRRWLGLGLLPVAVVAALGIVRFRRHLDGSSVAPSASMIAVLPFAPSVDDTALARLGRDLVLTLSATLDGVGEIRTVDPHTVLAHSIPSASSLEAGRDVGRRFGAGSVLHGSVVRIGPAVRLDLGLFTTDSGLPLARLTVSAPSDSIAALTDSVARVLLPQIWRRGTPPTPTLDAALKTKSVPALRAFLEGERAFARNEWDRAEEAYARAIEADSSFWLAYARDAYVLEWRHRELDSAKTEALLTHRASLPEFDRLYLGEDSIGPPAPANLWRARELTQRFPGNWFGWFQYADRLFHWGPLLGHPRAESRAAFEETLRLNPGLIPAWDHLMEDVLEDHDTLASTRVLGALERLDAGPAFIKEWGADQLMQYRLVDRIQRGDSGGARVLLDSVARDLAKNRREAHNNPGYYGFPGADIALSRRVRRLGFEPENAALTMANAWAARGGWDSALAVFDAHAKAAGEADTLAPLILYRLAALGAWVGALPVAEAAARREPARRALVGLSSSERAEMALLDGIVAVTRRDRRALAAARRASQASGDSIAVVLDETLAAFDQFLAGNIGGAGKALTTLEWWQAERYYPHNNSRILMPVSRLAAAQWVLASGDTATALRLLTGIEAGDGPGGTGKTVLKGLAELERARIEDARGQSALAEAHFRQFLLRYDSPVPAHRHLVEEAREAVARLSGVGDPPPSRTP; the protein is encoded by the coding sequence GTGAACGCAGTCAATTCCACGCTCGTCGATGCCCTGGCCGGCCGCTACGCCCTCGAGCGGGAGCTCGGGCAGGGCGGGATGGCCACGGTCTATCTTGTGCGGGACGTGCGGCACGAGCGCCTCGTCGCCCTCAAGGTGCTCCGGCCGGAGCTCGCCGCCTCGCTCGGGCCCGAGCGCTTTCTCCGAGAAACCCGGATTACCGCGCAGCTGCAGCATCCCCACATCCTCCCCGTCCTCGACTCAGGCGAGCTCTCCGGGCTGCTCTGGTACACCATGCCCTACATCGCGGGGGAGACGCTTCGCCAGCGCATCGCGCGAGAAAAGCAGTTGCCCATCGACGATGCACTGCTCATCGCCCGGCAGATCGCCGGGGCACTCGGCCATGCGCACAGCCGGGGCATCGTGCATCGCGACATCAAGCCGGAGAACATTCTGCTCGACGCTGCTGGAGCGATCGTGGCCGACTTCGGCATCGCGAGGGCCGTCTCGGCGGCCGGCGGGGAACGGCTTACTGCGACCGGGCTGTCCATCGGCACTCCTGCATACATGAGTCCGGAGCAGGCAGGAGGGAGCCACGACGTCGACGCGCGCAGCGATATCTACAGCCTGGGCTGCGTGCTCTACGAGATGCTGGCCGGGCAACCACCCTTCACGGGGCTCACGACGCAGGCGCTGCTGGCTCGTCACGCGCTCGATCCGGTGCCGTCGCTGCGGACCGTGCGGCCAACCGTCTCGCCGGGCCTCGACCGGACCGTCACCCGCACCCTGGCCAAGGTGCCCGCGGACCGGTTCGCCACGGCCGATCAATTGTCGGCCGCGTTGAGCGAGTCGAGCCAATCGACGGAGCTGGTTCCCCGCCGTGCGCCAATTCGTCGGTGGCTCGGCCTTGGCCTGCTGCCCGTCGCCGTCGTGGCCGCGCTGGGAATCGTCCGATTCCGGCGTCATCTCGACGGATCAAGTGTCGCCCCATCGGCCTCGATGATCGCCGTGCTCCCCTTCGCCCCCAGCGTGGACGATACCGCGCTGGCGCGCCTGGGCCGCGACCTGGTCCTCACCCTGAGTGCGACGCTGGACGGCGTGGGGGAGATCCGGACGGTCGACCCCCATACCGTGCTCGCGCACTCCATCCCTTCCGCCTCCTCGCTCGAGGCGGGCCGAGACGTCGGGCGTCGTTTCGGCGCCGGGAGTGTGCTTCACGGCAGCGTGGTGCGGATTGGCCCCGCCGTGCGGCTCGATCTTGGGCTCTTCACCACTGATAGCGGCCTCCCGCTGGCCCGGCTGACCGTGTCGGCCCCGTCCGATTCTATCGCGGCCCTCACGGACTCGGTTGCGCGCGTGCTCCTGCCGCAGATCTGGCGTCGGGGAACCCCGCCCACGCCCACCCTCGACGCCGCCCTCAAGACCAAATCCGTCCCGGCCCTTCGAGCCTTTCTCGAGGGCGAGCGTGCGTTCGCGCGGAACGAGTGGGATCGCGCCGAGGAAGCCTACGCTCGCGCCATTGAGGCGGACTCGTCGTTCTGGCTCGCCTATGCGCGTGATGCATATGTTCTAGAGTGGCGGCATCGGGAGTTGGACAGCGCGAAGACGGAGGCTCTGCTGACCCACCGCGCCAGCCTGCCCGAGTTCGATCGGCTCTATCTCGGGGAAGACTCCATCGGGCCGCCGGCGCCCGCCAATCTGTGGAGGGCGCGGGAGCTGACCCAGCGCTTCCCGGGCAACTGGTTTGGGTGGTTTCAATACGCGGACCGCCTGTTTCACTGGGGCCCACTGCTGGGACACCCCCGCGCTGAGTCGCGAGCAGCGTTCGAGGAAACACTCCGGCTGAATCCCGGCCTCATCCCGGCGTGGGACCATCTCATGGAAGACGTGCTGGAGGACCACGACACCCTGGCCTCGACTCGCGTGCTCGGGGCGCTCGAACGGCTGGACGCCGGTCCGGCGTTCATCAAAGAGTGGGGTGCCGACCAGCTCATGCAGTACCGGCTGGTAGACCGCATTCAACGCGGGGATAGTGGCGGAGCTCGCGTGCTGCTGGACAGCGTCGCCCGGGACTTGGCGAAGAACCGCCGGGAGGCCCACAACAATCCGGGGTATTACGGATTCCCCGGCGCTGACATCGCGCTCTCTCGGCGGGTGCGCCGTTTGGGATTCGAGCCGGAAAACGCCGCCCTGACCATGGCGAACGCCTGGGCCGCGCGCGGCGGGTGGGACTCCGCGCTCGCCGTCTTCGACGCCCACGCAAAGGCCGCCGGCGAAGCTGATACGCTGGCACCCCTCATCCTGTATCGGCTGGCGGCGCTCGGCGCCTGGGTTGGAGCACTGCCGGTTGCCGAGGCGGCTGCCCGCCGCGAGCCCGCTCGGCGTGCGTTGGTCGGGCTGTCGTCCTCTGAGCGGGCGGAAATGGCACTGCTGGACGGGATCGTTGCGGTCACTCGGCGTGATCGTCGCGCGCTGGCTGCGGCGCGGCGCGCAAGCCAGGCATCCGGAGATTCCATCGCCGTCGTCCTGGATGAGACTCTCGCAGCTTTTGACCAATTCCTCGCCGGAAACATTGGAGGGGCTGGCAAGGCGTTAACCACCCTCGAATGGTGGCAGGCCGAGCGGTACTATCCCCACAATAACAGCCGTATTCTCATGCCGGTCAGTCGCCTCGCCGCCGCCCAATGGGTACTGGCAAGCGGCGATACCGCGACCGCACTCCGGCTCCTTACGGGGATCGAGGCTGGCGACGGGCCCGGCGGTACGGGCAAGACCGTGTTGAAAGGTTTGGCAGAGCTCGAACGCGCACGCATCGAGGACGCGCGTGGCCAATCGGCGCTGGCCGAGGCCCACTTTAGGCAATTCCTGTTGCGCTACGATTCGCCGGTACCGGCACACCGGCATCTGGTGGAGGAGGCGAGAGAGGCGGTGGCGCGGCTGTCCGGCGTGGGTGACCCGCCGCCGAGCCGGACGCCGTGA
- a CDS encoding TonB-dependent receptor yields the protein MLCAPGRLVGQGPTGAALQGAIVGVDSTPVTDATVLVTNTSTGERWQTLTRGDGRFFLEHLSVGGPYRLDVRAIGFTPADRSGVLLSLGQRVTVDVALVPTVFQLEEVSVNAVTDPRINAGRTGPAMTVVASTIVRLPIDGRDFARLALLSPQVTPSANGGLSFAGQHDRLNSLQVDGTTDNGIRGDGATGVFGIPGDQNSFGRFALVPEAVRELQIITAPFDVRYGNFAGGLVNAVSRSGSNHWEGSIFSYLDSPKLAGHNPDGTLQDPFTRQEFGVALGGPIVRDRLAFFLSAGGRRQIFPQTTSAPGRDTTGGADSLGSGIRYATATRFQDLLRNTYGVDPGTFGDNASRVPTRTIFAKVTAQLGINNRLEISQDYLHEDARFGGEHDYGFLGFSSHGSRDTQVLNATRLDWTAAFGPRVTNQLLLAHRSDRHRCEPNSQFPTVEVAADAGSMIAGEQRGCRQDNFESIWELTDNLELASESHHLTLGTHEELVHLYDAGDFTGGWFFESMDSLAQGLPAAYDILIPGPVIPTGGRPDFRVMQVGFYLQDQWIPNPRLTITAGLRFDVPFLRTTPPENADLLASPLKISTARTPGGNLLWSPRLGLNFDPSGKGATFVRGGIGLFAGRPAYTWLENAYADAGVGLLYLACDGENIPAFTLDEAAQPTQCADIERPTPVITVFDPAFRYPRNLKIALGADQRLPWAMVGTVDLLYTRGVNQFAERDLNLLPPSAASAGEGGRALYGTIDPTEGFSSPNRRAAGFESVAQITNGSGDRSYSVALQLQKRFAGGTELAAAYTYTNAKDRTDSPGNSGRGNLGLSPLDGTWESPNLRTALWSRPHKLTLFGTADLPLNVRLGLTYLGYSGDPLTYIVHGDANADGLDNLDDSRHNDPVYIPRNAADITLDDPADYARLDRYIQAEDCLRMQRGRLLQRNSCRNPWIHRLDARVAKAVPLGRGQSVEITADLFNLLNFIDHDWGQVRQTAEESGGVGTGGRVSLVQLVGYDVANARGIYHVLEPRRHELQVDPSRWRMQLSARYTF from the coding sequence GTGCTCTGCGCCCCGGGCCGACTGGTCGGCCAGGGCCCGACCGGGGCCGCCCTGCAGGGCGCCATCGTCGGAGTCGACAGCACGCCGGTCACCGATGCCACGGTGCTCGTCACCAACACCTCCACCGGCGAACGGTGGCAGACCCTCACTCGAGGCGACGGCCGCTTCTTTCTGGAGCACCTCTCGGTCGGTGGACCCTACCGGTTGGATGTACGCGCCATCGGGTTCACTCCGGCCGACCGGAGCGGCGTCCTCCTGTCGCTGGGGCAGCGGGTGACGGTCGACGTCGCTTTGGTACCGACGGTGTTCCAGCTGGAGGAGGTATCCGTCAACGCGGTGACCGACCCCCGCATCAATGCAGGTCGCACCGGGCCAGCAATGACGGTTGTCGCCTCTACCATCGTCCGGCTGCCGATCGATGGGCGAGACTTCGCCCGGCTGGCACTGCTCTCGCCGCAAGTTACGCCGAGCGCCAACGGCGGGCTTTCATTTGCGGGACAGCACGACCGCCTCAACAGCCTGCAGGTCGACGGTACCACCGACAACGGCATCCGCGGCGATGGTGCAACCGGCGTCTTCGGAATCCCCGGCGATCAGAACTCTTTCGGCCGGTTCGCGCTCGTTCCCGAGGCCGTGCGGGAGCTGCAGATCATCACGGCGCCGTTCGACGTCCGGTACGGCAACTTCGCCGGCGGCTTGGTGAACGCCGTGAGCCGGTCGGGCTCGAATCACTGGGAAGGATCGATCTTCAGCTATCTCGACAGCCCCAAGCTTGCCGGGCACAACCCCGATGGCACCCTCCAGGACCCGTTCACCCGGCAGGAGTTTGGCGTCGCCCTGGGCGGCCCGATCGTCCGCGACCGGCTGGCGTTCTTCCTCAGTGCGGGCGGTCGGCGCCAGATCTTTCCCCAGACCACCTCCGCTCCGGGCCGCGACACCACGGGTGGAGCTGACTCGCTCGGCTCCGGGATACGCTACGCCACCGCGACCCGCTTTCAGGATCTCCTGCGAAACACCTACGGCGTGGATCCGGGCACCTTCGGGGACAACGCGTCCCGAGTGCCGACCCGCACGATCTTCGCGAAGGTTACCGCCCAGCTCGGCATCAACAACCGACTCGAGATTTCCCAGGACTACCTGCACGAAGATGCGAGGTTCGGCGGCGAGCACGATTACGGATTCCTGGGATTCTCGTCGCACGGCTCGAGAGATACCCAGGTTCTCAACGCCACCCGGCTCGATTGGACGGCAGCGTTCGGGCCGCGCGTGACCAACCAGCTCCTCCTGGCTCATCGAAGCGATCGGCACCGCTGCGAGCCCAACTCGCAATTTCCCACAGTCGAGGTCGCGGCGGATGCCGGCAGTATGATCGCGGGTGAGCAGAGAGGATGCCGGCAGGACAATTTCGAATCGATCTGGGAGCTGACCGACAATCTCGAGCTGGCGTCCGAGTCGCATCATCTCACGCTGGGCACGCACGAGGAACTGGTGCACCTGTACGATGCTGGTGACTTCACCGGAGGCTGGTTCTTCGAGAGCATGGATTCACTAGCACAGGGCTTGCCCGCAGCCTACGACATACTCATTCCTGGCCCGGTCATCCCAACAGGAGGCCGTCCAGACTTCCGAGTGATGCAGGTCGGCTTCTACCTCCAGGACCAATGGATCCCGAATCCGCGGCTCACGATCACCGCGGGGCTTCGGTTCGACGTACCGTTCCTGCGGACCACGCCGCCCGAGAACGCCGACCTGCTGGCTTCTCCCCTCAAGATCAGCACCGCACGCACGCCGGGCGGCAATTTGCTCTGGAGCCCACGCCTGGGCCTGAACTTCGATCCCTCCGGCAAAGGGGCGACGTTTGTCCGTGGCGGCATCGGCCTGTTCGCGGGCCGGCCGGCGTACACCTGGCTCGAGAACGCCTACGCCGACGCGGGTGTAGGACTGCTCTATCTCGCGTGCGATGGGGAAAACATCCCTGCCTTCACACTCGACGAGGCGGCTCAGCCGACGCAGTGTGCTGACATCGAGCGCCCAACTCCCGTCATCACCGTGTTCGACCCGGCGTTCCGGTATCCACGCAATCTCAAGATTGCCCTCGGCGCCGATCAGCGGTTGCCCTGGGCAATGGTGGGGACGGTGGATCTCCTGTACACCCGCGGGGTCAACCAGTTCGCCGAACGCGACCTCAACCTCCTGCCACCGTCGGCTGCCTCAGCCGGCGAAGGCGGGCGTGCACTCTACGGCACGATCGATCCGACCGAGGGGTTCTCGTCACCCAATCGGCGGGCCGCGGGTTTCGAGTCGGTGGCCCAGATCACCAACGGGTCCGGCGACCGCTCGTACTCGGTCGCCTTGCAACTCCAGAAACGGTTCGCCGGCGGGACGGAACTGGCCGCTGCGTACACTTACACCAACGCCAAGGACCGGACGGACTCACCGGGCAACAGCGGGCGTGGCAATCTGGGCCTCTCGCCGCTCGACGGTACCTGGGAGAGCCCGAACCTGCGAACAGCGCTCTGGAGCAGGCCCCACAAGCTCACCTTGTTCGGAACCGCCGATCTTCCGCTGAACGTCCGCCTGGGGCTCACGTACCTCGGCTACTCGGGCGATCCGCTGACTTACATCGTGCATGGCGATGCGAATGCCGACGGTCTCGACAACCTCGATGACAGTCGCCACAATGACCCGGTCTACATCCCTCGGAACGCTGCCGACATCACGCTGGATGACCCGGCGGACTACGCGCGTCTCGACCGCTACATCCAGGCGGAAGACTGCCTCCGGATGCAGCGCGGACGGCTCCTGCAGCGCAATAGTTGCCGAAACCCCTGGATCCACCGGCTCGACGCGCGAGTCGCCAAGGCGGTGCCGCTCGGGCGGGGGCAGTCAGTGGAGATCACGGCCGACCTCTTTAACCTGCTCAACTTCATCGACCACGATTGGGGCCAGGTGCGCCAGACGGCGGAGGAGTCCGGCGGCGTCGGGACTGGCGGTCGGGTGAGCTTGGTACAGTTGGTGGGGTACGACGTGGCGAATGCCCGCGGGATCTACCACGTGCTCGAACCGCGTCGGCACGAGCTTCAGGTCGACCCGAGCCGGTGGCGGATGCAGCTCAGCGCGCGCTACACCTTCTGA
- a CDS encoding aminotransferase class IV, which translates to MAMETLIETVRVRNGVAPLWELHLRRLTASCRALGVPIPVELPPPAGGNDRVHRVLVSRRGAMAGERPVGSTAPVRLMVSKVVYKPYPHKLVDRERFDRTVAAAKEAGFDDGILLTTGGIVAETAIWGLFWWEDDTLCAPAFELGVLPGVARARIAELGREPEQRQATMDQIRGRSLFVANAARGIVPVATLEGVAVPPHPSTEALAERFWP; encoded by the coding sequence ATGGCGATGGAAACGCTGATCGAGACGGTGCGGGTGCGGAACGGCGTGGCGCCGCTCTGGGAGCTGCATCTTCGGCGACTCACGGCGAGCTGCCGGGCGCTGGGCGTGCCGATCCCGGTCGAGCTGCCCCCGCCGGCCGGGGGGAACGACCGGGTGCACCGGGTGCTGGTCAGCCGGCGCGGTGCCATGGCGGGCGAGCGGCCGGTGGGCAGCACGGCACCGGTGCGGCTCATGGTCTCCAAGGTGGTGTACAAGCCGTATCCCCATAAGCTGGTAGACCGGGAGCGATTCGACCGGACGGTGGCCGCGGCGAAGGAGGCGGGATTCGACGACGGGATCCTGCTCACCACCGGCGGAATCGTGGCGGAGACGGCCATCTGGGGCCTGTTCTGGTGGGAGGACGACACCTTGTGTGCGCCGGCGTTCGAGCTGGGGGTGCTCCCGGGCGTCGCCCGGGCCAGGATCGCCGAGCTGGGGCGAGAGCCGGAGCAGCGTCAGGCCACGATGGACCAGATCCGGGGGCGCTCGTTGTTCGTGGCCAACGCGGCGCGGGGCATCGTGCCGGTGGCGACGCTCGAGGGTGTCGCGGTGCCGCCGCATCCCTCGACCGAGGCGTTGGCCGAGCGATTTTGGCCTTGA